Proteins encoded within one genomic window of Armatimonadota bacterium:
- a CDS encoding PEP-CTERM sorting domain-containing protein, giving the protein MKRFLIGGLALAAVSSSFGQFVIDGSKDAGYNSGGSFQTTPTGFGNSTLGQVGAANGSELDGLIAEITPNNLVMLFTGNLQSNFNKLEIFIDVDGATSGQNILAANAGSGLSGMSGLRFDTGFVPEYWFRVNGDGTNFFVDSGVLGASSVTQTYRGTNTYGAGSAGALTGGTNGGVLAAINNSNTAGVDGSSVGTPSAVTTGVEISIPVSLLGNVTWGQGLRVSAFINGDSGNFLSNQVLGGLPSGTANLGNPTSVNFNNIAGNQFVAVPEPASMAVLGLGIFGLARRRRNK; this is encoded by the coding sequence ATGAAGCGATTTTTAATTGGTGGGCTAGCACTTGCTGCAGTCTCAAGTTCTTTCGGGCAGTTTGTTATCGACGGCAGTAAAGATGCTGGATACAACAGCGGTGGAAGTTTCCAAACCACGCCAACAGGCTTTGGTAACTCGACCTTAGGGCAAGTTGGTGCTGCGAATGGTTCCGAGCTTGACGGGTTGATTGCAGAGATAACTCCAAACAATCTGGTCATGTTGTTCACCGGGAACCTTCAGTCCAACTTTAACAAGCTTGAAATTTTTATCGATGTTGACGGTGCTACAAGCGGTCAAAACATCCTCGCTGCCAACGCCGGAAGCGGGCTTTCCGGTATGAGTGGGCTGAGATTTGACACTGGTTTTGTTCCTGAGTATTGGTTTAGAGTCAATGGTGACGGAACTAATTTTTTCGTCGATTCAGGAGTCCTTGGCGCTTCTTCGGTTACCCAGACATACCGTGGCACCAACACCTACGGCGCAGGCTCAGCAGGCGCTCTCACGGGTGGGACAAATGGCGGCGTGCTCGCAGCTATCAACAATAGCAACACAGCTGGAGTTGACGGCTCATCGGTCGGAACGCCTTCAGCCGTTACGACTGGTGTCGAAATATCCATTCCTGTAAGCCTTCTTGGAAACGTGACTTGGGGGCAAGGGCTCAGAGTTTCAGCGTTCATTAACGGTGACAGCGGCAACTTCCTATCGAACCAAGTACTTGGAGGTCTGCCTTCGGGTACGGCGAATCTTGGAAATCCAACGAGCGTCAACTTCAACAATATCGCTGGTAACCAGTTTGTTGCAGTTCCAGAGCCTGCTTCGATGGCTGTGCTCGGCCTCGGAATCTTCGGTCTCGCTCGACGACGACGAAACAAGTAA
- a CDS encoding redoxin domain-containing protein, translating into MALPVGTAAPDFTLKTKNAEGLHEITLSNHKGNDNVVLLWFPAAFTGVCTKEFCDLSGGIHNLPGAKVYGISCDSAFAQEGWEMAENITVTLLSDYAHKVTEAYDVVLPDLAGLGPASKRAAFVIDKEGIIRYSEETPTPGDLPDFTAIVEVLKSL; encoded by the coding sequence ATGGCACTCCCAGTCGGCACCGCCGCTCCAGATTTCACCCTTAAGACCAAGAACGCGGAGGGACTTCATGAAATCACCCTCTCGAATCACAAAGGCAATGACAACGTTGTTCTCCTCTGGTTTCCAGCTGCGTTTACCGGTGTCTGCACCAAGGAGTTTTGTGACCTCAGCGGGGGGATTCACAACCTTCCAGGTGCAAAGGTCTACGGAATCTCTTGCGACTCAGCATTTGCTCAGGAGGGTTGGGAAATGGCGGAAAACATCACGGTCACCTTGCTCAGCGACTACGCGCACAAAGTGACTGAGGCTTACGACGTCGTGCTACCTGATCTGGCGGGGCTTGGACCCGCATCGAAACGGGCAGCATTTGTGATCGATAAAGAAGGCATTATCCGCTACTCGGAAGAGACTCCCACCCCCGGCGATCTGCCCGATTTCACGGCGATTGTCGAAGTTTTGAAATCCCTCTAA
- a CDS encoding sugar phosphate isomerase/epimerase, with translation MKIGLFIALFGDKSLDDALDTCVAEGIQSVEIGCGAYPGAAHLDVEKLLESKADRDELLKKIESRGLILSALSCHGNALHPVKSIADDHHKAFVNGVKLASMLGVPVVNGFSGCPGDAPGSKNPNWVTCAWPDEFRDILEYQWKDVVFPYWKEQAAFLKQHNVKFAIEMHPGFVCYSNDTLLKLRNGVGADGEWIGANFDPSHLWWQGIDPIAAVRQLAQEGALFHVHAKDTKINDYTSALNGNLDAKSYGDINGRSWVFRSVGYGHGVEWWKQFCSELRMGGYDYVLSIEHEDGLMSPMEGLRKALDVLKQSVIQESAGEMFWARD, from the coding sequence ATGAAGATTGGTCTGTTTATCGCGCTGTTCGGCGACAAGTCACTTGACGATGCCCTGGATACATGTGTTGCCGAAGGCATCCAGTCGGTCGAAATTGGATGTGGAGCCTATCCCGGTGCGGCCCACCTCGACGTAGAGAAGTTGCTGGAGAGCAAGGCAGATCGAGATGAACTGCTTAAGAAGATCGAGAGCCGAGGTCTGATCCTTTCGGCCCTGAGCTGCCACGGTAACGCGCTGCACCCGGTTAAGAGCATAGCCGACGATCACCACAAGGCGTTCGTGAACGGTGTCAAGCTTGCCTCCATGCTCGGAGTTCCGGTCGTCAACGGCTTCAGCGGCTGCCCCGGCGATGCGCCTGGTTCAAAAAATCCCAACTGGGTCACCTGCGCGTGGCCAGACGAGTTCCGCGACATTCTGGAGTATCAGTGGAAGGATGTGGTTTTCCCATATTGGAAGGAGCAAGCCGCTTTCCTCAAGCAGCACAACGTGAAGTTTGCGATTGAGATGCACCCAGGGTTCGTCTGCTACTCCAACGACACCCTTCTAAAGCTCCGCAACGGAGTCGGAGCGGATGGCGAGTGGATCGGCGCGAACTTCGATCCGAGTCACCTCTGGTGGCAGGGAATTGACCCGATTGCCGCAGTTCGACAGCTCGCTCAAGAAGGCGCACTGTTCCATGTCCATGCAAAGGATACGAAGATCAACGACTACACCTCCGCTTTGAACGGGAACCTAGACGCCAAGTCTTACGGCGATATCAATGGCCGAAGCTGGGTGTTCCGGTCGGTGGGCTATGGCCATGGAGTCGAATGGTGGAAGCAGTTCTGCTCCGAACTTCGGATGGGCGGCTACGATTATGTTCTTTCGATTGAGCATGAGGATGGCCTGATGTCGCCAATGGAAGGCCTCCGAAAGGCTCTGGATGTATTGAAGCAGTCGGTGATCCAGGAATCTGCCGGCGAGATGTTCTGGGCGCGAGACTAA
- the rpmE gene encoding 50S ribosomal protein L31: protein MKEGIHPTQYPVIFVDGEHEWTGTSTTKTANIRSVNGVDHYVINCEISAFSHPFYTGQKKLVDTAGRVEKFMRRYGNQPKK from the coding sequence ATGAAGGAAGGAATTCACCCAACTCAATATCCAGTCATCTTTGTTGACGGAGAGCACGAGTGGACGGGCACATCAACCACCAAGACCGCTAACATCCGTTCGGTCAACGGTGTGGATCATTACGTTATCAACTGCGAAATCAGCGCGTTCAGCCACCCATTCTATACGGGTCAGAAGAAGCTGGTCGACACTGCAGGTCGCGTCGAGAAATTCATGCGACGTTACGGCAATCAGCCAAAGAAGTAA
- a CDS encoding polysaccharide deacetylase family protein, with protein sequence MRPKQRKGIFITAATVFGIFAAGLLFSALRIRREEGIALSKGMSPVYWADRFTGKDYFDPARRIWFKGNRDRKTVCLTIDDGPHPVSCQRMIEVLKEKNVKAAFFLVGKQVDGNPDLVRMMVEGGHEICNHTYDHVRLDKLSRQKVFDQIHGCDVAVENAIGKKMTLFRPPGTRYSDTVLDVLKQKNEVLVYYTMGAKDFVGTVPDYELTPELRKLPKITSKLIQEYVLKQLKPGSIILLHDNPITAEALGPMIDEIRAKGYEFETCAEMMKHLPNPVYVDVNPAASNIVAQSR encoded by the coding sequence ATGCGCCCGAAGCAGAGAAAGGGAATCTTTATTACAGCCGCAACGGTTTTCGGAATCTTTGCGGCTGGTTTGCTTTTCAGTGCTCTACGCATCCGTCGCGAAGAGGGGATTGCTCTCTCCAAAGGGATGTCCCCGGTTTACTGGGCGGATAGGTTCACGGGTAAAGACTACTTTGATCCAGCTCGTCGAATTTGGTTCAAGGGAAATCGTGATAGAAAGACGGTGTGTCTCACAATTGATGACGGACCCCACCCCGTTTCCTGCCAACGAATGATCGAGGTTCTGAAGGAAAAGAATGTCAAAGCGGCATTTTTTTTGGTAGGCAAGCAAGTCGATGGAAATCCTGATCTCGTTCGAATGATGGTCGAGGGTGGTCACGAGATTTGCAATCACACCTACGACCATGTCCGGCTCGACAAACTAAGCCGCCAAAAGGTTTTTGATCAGATTCATGGTTGTGATGTTGCCGTTGAGAATGCCATCGGCAAAAAGATGACCCTTTTCCGCCCACCCGGAACTCGGTATTCAGATACCGTCCTTGACGTTCTTAAGCAGAAAAACGAAGTGCTCGTTTACTATACGATGGGAGCAAAAGACTTTGTGGGCACTGTTCCCGACTACGAACTCACCCCGGAGCTTCGGAAACTGCCCAAGATAACCTCGAAACTGATTCAAGAATACGTTCTGAAGCAGCTGAAACCTGGCTCCATAATCCTCCTTCACGACAATCCCATCACTGCCGAGGCGCTGGGTCCCATGATCGATGAAATCCGGGCGAAAGGCTACGAATTCGAAACCTGTGCAGAGATGATGAAACATCTCCCGAACCCAGTTTACGTGGATGTTAATCCAGCGGCTTCGAACATTGTTGCCCAATCGAGATAG
- the glyA gene encoding serine hydroxymethyltransferase codes for MPQHPHRVPLEQADPTIFGLIQKEERRQEENIELIASENIASLAVREAMSSVLTDKYAEGYPGKRYYGGCEVVDEIEQLAIDRVKELYGAEHANVQPHSGAQANMAVYFAFLKPGDTLMAMNLAHGGHLTHGSHVNFSGMFYNIVPYGVAEGSEVIDYDAFRKSALETKPKMIVSGATAYSRQFDFAKIKEIADEVGALHMCDMSHYSGLIAAGVYDSPVPHCDFVTSTTHKSIRGPRGGMVLCKEQYAKEIDKSVFPGIQGGPLMHVIAAKAIAFGEALQPSFKDYQRQIAANAKALAAAMEKEGFRVVSGGTDSHLMLIDLRPYGVTGKIAQIALDEAAITTNKNSIPFDPEKPFVTSGIRLGTPAVTTRGMKEGEMSEIAALIAQTLRVHDDPAGLAAVRVKTIELTKRFPIHLF; via the coding sequence ATGCCTCAGCATCCTCACCGCGTTCCCCTCGAGCAAGCAGACCCAACGATTTTCGGGCTGATCCAGAAGGAAGAGCGGCGGCAGGAAGAGAACATTGAACTGATCGCCTCGGAGAATATTGCTTCTCTTGCTGTGCGAGAGGCGATGAGTTCGGTTTTGACGGACAAGTACGCCGAGGGCTACCCAGGCAAACGCTATTACGGTGGTTGCGAGGTTGTTGACGAGATCGAGCAACTTGCAATTGATCGCGTGAAAGAACTCTACGGCGCCGAGCATGCCAATGTTCAGCCCCACAGCGGAGCGCAGGCGAACATGGCGGTCTACTTCGCCTTCCTTAAGCCAGGTGACACCCTGATGGCGATGAACTTGGCGCACGGCGGACACCTCACCCACGGCTCTCACGTGAATTTTAGTGGCATGTTCTACAACATCGTCCCTTACGGCGTTGCCGAAGGGTCGGAAGTTATCGACTACGACGCATTCCGAAAGTCCGCCCTTGAAACGAAGCCGAAAATGATTGTCAGCGGGGCAACCGCATACTCTCGGCAGTTCGATTTTGCCAAGATCAAGGAGATCGCGGACGAGGTCGGCGCACTCCACATGTGCGACATGTCTCACTATTCGGGACTCATCGCTGCGGGTGTCTACGATTCGCCGGTTCCACACTGCGACTTCGTGACTTCGACCACTCACAAGTCCATTCGTGGTCCGCGTGGTGGAATGGTCCTGTGCAAAGAGCAGTATGCCAAGGAGATCGACAAGTCGGTGTTCCCAGGCATCCAAGGTGGCCCTTTAATGCATGTGATTGCTGCGAAGGCAATAGCTTTTGGTGAGGCACTTCAGCCGTCATTTAAGGACTATCAGAGGCAAATCGCTGCGAATGCCAAAGCTCTGGCAGCCGCGATGGAGAAAGAGGGTTTCCGCGTCGTCTCCGGCGGAACCGATTCCCACCTCATGCTCATCGACCTTCGCCCTTACGGGGTCACTGGCAAGATCGCCCAGATCGCGCTTGACGAAGCCGCGATTACAACAAACAAAAACTCGATCCCGTTTGATCCCGAAAAGCCGTTTGTGACCTCGGGAATCCGACTTGGAACTCCGGCGGTAACGACCAGAGGCATGAAGGAAGGGGAAATGTCTGAGATCGCTGCGCTAATCGCGCAGACCCTGCGTGTTCACGATGATCCGGCTGGCCTAGCTGCAGTCCGGGTGAAAACGATTGAGCTGACCAAGCGATTCCCGATTCACTTGTTCTGA
- a CDS encoding DNA-formamidopyrimidine glycosylase family protein encodes MPELPEVETVRRVFDRVLTGRRIVDAEIAEDSIVLKKTPAAVVREAVVGSTVTGTGRIGKYFWLELDSNPWLFGHLGMAGWVREIGASTIRLREHGQAPMEDAEGRPKFLKMLLTADDGGQVVMTDGRRLARIWLCSSPMDDAAIAKLGPDCYSALPSPSAILDSISRRSAPIKALLLDQSLFCGVGNWIADEVLFLARIRPSRHGKTLSLDDCTRLHAALKEVISLAVEVGADKDKFPPSWLFHYRWGGAKGDDLIDGQAILREQIGGRTTAWVPSRQV; translated from the coding sequence ATGCCCGAGCTGCCAGAAGTTGAAACCGTCCGCCGAGTTTTTGATCGAGTTCTTACTGGGCGACGTATTGTCGACGCCGAGATCGCCGAGGATTCGATCGTGCTGAAGAAGACCCCAGCCGCCGTCGTTCGAGAGGCGGTCGTCGGCAGTACCGTGACCGGAACCGGGCGGATTGGGAAGTATTTCTGGTTGGAACTCGACTCTAATCCTTGGTTGTTCGGGCACCTTGGGATGGCGGGGTGGGTCCGTGAGATCGGCGCTTCGACGATTCGACTGCGGGAGCACGGCCAAGCTCCGATGGAAGACGCCGAGGGCCGACCGAAATTCCTGAAGATGTTGTTGACCGCTGATGATGGTGGTCAAGTGGTGATGACCGACGGTCGGCGACTCGCCCGAATCTGGCTCTGCTCTTCGCCTATGGATGACGCCGCGATTGCAAAACTGGGTCCGGATTGCTATTCAGCACTTCCCTCCCCCAGCGCGATTCTCGATTCGATTTCTCGTCGATCTGCCCCAATCAAGGCTCTGCTACTCGACCAATCGCTCTTTTGCGGAGTCGGAAACTGGATCGCAGATGAAGTGCTCTTCCTCGCCAGAATTCGCCCTTCTCGCCACGGCAAAACTCTGAGTCTCGATGATTGCACTCGGCTCCACGCGGCTTTGAAGGAAGTCATTTCCCTCGCCGTGGAAGTTGGAGCTGACAAAGACAAGTTCCCTCCCTCCTGGCTGTTTCACTACCGATGGGGTGGTGCGAAAGGGGACGACCTGATCGACGGCCAAGCGATCCTCCGGGAACAAATCGGAGGAAGAACGACGGCTTGGGTGCCAAGTCGTCAGGTTTAG
- the pdxH gene encoding pyridoxamine 5'-phosphate oxidase — MERSDYTKGELRRENLLRDPFELFRQWLQTAREHVAVEPDAFCLSTSDHDGRPSGRMLLLRGVDEGLLFYTNYLSRKGKDLTANPNAAMTFWWGTLERQIRIEGEVEQLTPEESDAYFESRPPSSRQASAASPQSQVVSSREELIQRVVEAGSDRPAHWGGYRLVPHTFEFWQGRPSRLHDRFRYLRDGNDWKIDRLAP, encoded by the coding sequence ATGGAGCGAAGCGACTACACAAAAGGTGAACTGCGGAGAGAGAATCTACTTCGAGACCCATTCGAATTGTTTCGGCAATGGCTCCAAACCGCTCGTGAGCATGTCGCCGTTGAACCTGATGCATTCTGCCTCTCGACTAGCGACCATGACGGACGCCCTTCCGGACGCATGCTTCTGCTGCGGGGTGTTGACGAAGGTCTGCTGTTCTACACCAACTATCTCTCGCGAAAAGGCAAGGATCTCACCGCAAACCCGAACGCCGCAATGACATTCTGGTGGGGAACCCTCGAAAGACAAATCCGAATCGAAGGCGAAGTGGAGCAACTGACTCCAGAAGAGTCCGACGCATACTTCGAATCACGGCCACCTTCAAGCAGGCAGGCGAGTGCCGCGAGCCCGCAGAGTCAGGTCGTTTCCAGTCGAGAAGAGTTGATTCAACGAGTTGTCGAGGCGGGTTCCGACCGACCGGCGCATTGGGGTGGATATCGCCTGGTACCCCATACTTTTGAGTTCTGGCAAGGCCGCCCGTCTCGCCTTCACGACCGATTTCGGTATCTGCGAGATGGCAACGATTGGAAGATTGACCGGCTTGCGCCTTAG
- a CDS encoding M23 family metallopeptidase, with the protein MIAAQTWASYGKFPPPVAPFTNASLPSGMAEVKMIFPVVGRCDWRNNYNESRGSFRHTGVDIRARKMTPVVAPFDGTFGKKVNSFWIYGEGDYKCLGTHLNNDSPGTGDNRSDPDFMFCPILRHGDRVKAGQLIGYVGDSGKATGPHLHFELHSSKGLRNPTRALQGATKVITPLSEIPRQEDKPDPMQERFEVCRRNWVAETGVFYGILYAKQFDTGRVLVNTVPRFVTFKFPKELVNLTDPSQWSMDRTASIYFVREGDNVRVVKVVPPVD; encoded by the coding sequence ATGATTGCCGCACAAACTTGGGCGTCCTACGGTAAGTTCCCTCCTCCGGTTGCACCATTCACCAACGCTTCCCTCCCGTCAGGAATGGCCGAAGTAAAAATGATTTTCCCGGTCGTTGGCCGGTGTGATTGGAGGAATAATTACAACGAAAGTCGGGGCTCATTTAGGCACACAGGTGTCGATATTCGTGCTCGAAAGATGACACCGGTCGTCGCGCCCTTCGATGGAACGTTCGGTAAGAAAGTGAACTCTTTTTGGATCTACGGGGAAGGGGATTATAAGTGCCTGGGAACCCATCTGAACAACGACTCTCCTGGAACGGGCGATAACCGATCCGACCCCGATTTCATGTTCTGTCCGATTCTGCGCCACGGGGACCGAGTGAAAGCGGGGCAGCTCATCGGCTATGTCGGGGACTCGGGGAAGGCAACGGGCCCTCACTTGCACTTTGAACTGCATTCTTCCAAAGGACTTAGGAATCCAACCCGGGCGTTGCAAGGGGCAACGAAAGTGATTACGCCGCTCTCGGAGATTCCGCGCCAGGAAGACAAGCCAGACCCGATGCAAGAACGGTTCGAGGTGTGTCGCCGAAACTGGGTAGCCGAAACAGGTGTTTTCTACGGGATTCTGTATGCGAAGCAGTTTGATACCGGACGTGTCCTAGTGAACACAGTCCCCCGTTTCGTGACGTTTAAGTTTCCCAAGGAGCTTGTTAATCTCACCGATCCCTCACAGTGGTCAATGGATCGAACGGCTTCGATCTACTTCGTCCGTGAAGGGGATAATGTTCGGGTCGTCAAAGTCGTTCCTCCAGTTGATTGA
- the hpt gene encoding hypoxanthine phosphoribosyltransferase, with protein sequence MSLEVLISEADVARRTKEMAADISVSIPSSDQPIILLGILKGSVHFLSDLSRALWALDRECQLEFMQVSSWHGEMASSGIVQIKKDLDSSIEDRDVVIVEDILDTGRTLSHLRELLTVRRPRSLQICTLLSKPEARIVEVDAEFLGFEIPDKFVVGYGLDYDERYRNLPYIAVYHQD encoded by the coding sequence GTGAGTCTTGAGGTCCTGATCTCCGAAGCCGATGTGGCCCGCCGAACAAAGGAGATGGCCGCAGATATTTCCGTCTCCATTCCCAGTAGCGACCAGCCGATCATCCTCTTAGGAATCCTTAAAGGCTCCGTTCACTTCCTTTCCGACCTTTCTCGAGCGCTCTGGGCGTTGGATCGAGAATGCCAACTCGAATTCATGCAAGTTAGTAGCTGGCACGGAGAAATGGCGAGCTCAGGAATCGTTCAAATCAAGAAGGACCTCGACAGTTCGATCGAAGATCGTGACGTGGTGATCGTCGAAGACATTCTCGACACCGGACGAACTCTCTCTCACCTTCGCGAGCTTCTCACAGTGCGAAGGCCAAGGTCTCTTCAAATTTGCACTTTGCTGAGCAAGCCGGAAGCGCGGATCGTGGAAGTGGATGCAGAATTCTTGGGCTTCGAAATTCCTGACAAATTTGTGGTAGGATATGGGTTAGATTACGACGAGCGGTATCGCAACTTGCCTTACATCGCTGTCTACCACCAAGATTAA
- the rho gene encoding transcription termination factor Rho produces the protein MNPTFRQRQGAGAAGGNNNQNRRRRGPRGNSTEGLPKGDMQIDPELLPETDFSHYDDMPPAELLKLAKKHKISADLLKYEVIEALLVKVNADKEAVYAKGILEIMNDGWGFLRKDTYQPSPEDTYVGQTLIKKLNLRGGDIVFGLCKPQKEGERYRGLFRVESVNNQGITTFTAKARKNFDELTPLFPDERLVMETSPDNIPTRIVDLISPIGKGQRALIVSPPKAGKTTMMKSIANAIAANHPEVFLMVLLVDERPEEVTDMRRSVRGQVISSTFDEPAENHMRVAELCMEQAKRLVESGRDVVIMLDSLTRLSRASNLTINPSGRTLTGGLDPSALYRPRRFFGAARNIEEGGSLTIIASVLVDTGSKMDESIFEELKGTGNSEIILDRELSERRIWPAIDVRRSSTRQEQLLFNPNIYQGVVQLRRLMAKEQNSMEATEQFIKLIKRTPNNAAFIESVIQRTSAAV, from the coding sequence ATGAACCCTACATTTCGACAACGCCAGGGCGCAGGTGCCGCTGGTGGAAACAATAACCAAAATCGTCGCCGTCGCGGACCTCGCGGCAACTCCACCGAGGGTCTGCCAAAAGGCGACATGCAGATCGATCCGGAACTGCTGCCGGAGACCGATTTTAGTCATTACGACGACATGCCCCCGGCTGAGCTCCTCAAGCTCGCTAAGAAGCATAAGATTTCCGCCGACCTCCTCAAGTACGAGGTCATCGAAGCCCTCCTCGTCAAGGTCAATGCTGACAAAGAAGCCGTCTACGCAAAGGGGATCCTCGAGATCATGAACGACGGATGGGGCTTCCTTCGTAAGGACACCTACCAACCCTCTCCCGAAGACACCTATGTAGGCCAGACGCTGATCAAGAAACTCAATCTGCGCGGTGGGGATATCGTGTTTGGACTCTGCAAGCCCCAGAAAGAAGGCGAGCGATACCGAGGCTTGTTCCGAGTTGAATCAGTCAACAACCAAGGAATCACCACATTTACCGCGAAGGCTCGTAAGAACTTCGACGAGCTGACGCCACTTTTCCCTGACGAAAGGCTCGTCATGGAAACCAGTCCAGACAATATTCCAACGCGAATCGTCGATCTAATTTCTCCGATCGGAAAGGGCCAGCGCGCGCTCATCGTTTCACCGCCGAAGGCTGGAAAGACGACGATGATGAAGTCGATTGCCAACGCAATCGCCGCCAATCACCCGGAAGTCTTTTTGATGGTTCTTTTGGTTGATGAGCGACCGGAAGAGGTGACAGATATGCGCCGATCGGTTCGCGGACAGGTCATCTCCTCGACCTTCGACGAGCCTGCCGAGAACCACATGCGGGTTGCTGAACTCTGCATGGAGCAAGCCAAGCGACTCGTGGAGAGCGGCCGTGACGTCGTCATCATGCTCGACTCGTTGACTCGCCTTTCGAGGGCGTCTAACCTCACCATAAACCCTTCCGGACGAACTCTCACGGGTGGTCTAGATCCTTCGGCCTTGTATCGACCTCGCCGGTTCTTCGGAGCTGCGCGCAACATTGAAGAGGGCGGGTCGCTCACGATCATCGCTTCGGTTCTGGTGGACACCGGTTCAAAGATGGACGAATCCATCTTTGAAGAACTGAAGGGAACCGGTAATAGCGAGATCATTCTCGATCGGGAACTCTCGGAGCGCCGCATCTGGCCAGCTATCGATGTTCGTCGATCCTCAACTCGACAAGAGCAACTGTTGTTCAACCCGAACATCTACCAAGGTGTGGTTCAGCTTCGCCGATTGATGGCGAAAGAGCAGAACTCGATGGAAGCCACCGAGCAGTTCATCAAGCTCATCAAGCGAACTCCGAACAATGCTGCGTTTATCGAAAGCGTCATTCAGCGCACCAGCGCGGCAGTCTAA
- a CDS encoding thioesterase family protein, which yields MIDGAQSSARIRVRYGETDQMGHAYYANYLYWFEQARGEWCRDRGFAYKELETMGYFLPVVEVHARYKGEVKYDDWIEVRVWMSEVKRAAMRFDYSVLNESTGLVSTEGYTWHVLMGSQRKAVSIPPVIREMLERERVGG from the coding sequence ATGATAGATGGTGCTCAATCCTCCGCAAGAATACGAGTTCGCTATGGCGAAACCGATCAAATGGGGCACGCGTATTACGCGAACTACTTGTATTGGTTCGAGCAGGCGCGCGGAGAGTGGTGTCGTGATCGAGGTTTTGCCTACAAGGAGCTCGAAACAATGGGCTACTTCTTGCCGGTCGTCGAGGTGCACGCTCGCTACAAAGGAGAAGTCAAATACGACGACTGGATCGAAGTTCGAGTCTGGATGAGCGAGGTTAAGCGGGCCGCAATGAGGTTCGACTACTCCGTGCTCAACGAGTCAACGGGACTCGTGTCCACCGAAGGTTACACTTGGCACGTTCTAATGGGTTCGCAGCGGAAGGCTGTTTCCATTCCTCCCGTCATTCGAGAAATGCTTGAGCGAGAGAGAGTTGGAGGCTAG
- a CDS encoding GNAT family N-acetyltransferase translates to MKDDFIFETERLRVRVWKHTDAEAAFSIFSDPVVMRTFRNDGWVLKSKEALELVLCEVENSQCFPEHYAITLKSNSRLIGSLSFRELEDDQNRASGEYEITWILARAYWGNGYATESARGFIQYLFGTKLGLRRILARCLPSHLKSRNVAERIGMKFLCTSSLYGSGLLTVYEISNSILEVLL, encoded by the coding sequence ATGAAGGACGACTTCATCTTTGAAACGGAACGGCTCCGGGTTCGCGTTTGGAAGCATACCGATGCGGAGGCTGCTTTCAGCATTTTTAGTGATCCCGTCGTGATGCGAACCTTTCGAAATGATGGATGGGTTCTCAAATCTAAAGAGGCGTTGGAGCTTGTTCTGTGTGAGGTGGAGAACTCTCAATGCTTTCCAGAACACTACGCGATTACGTTGAAATCGAATAGCCGATTGATTGGTTCGCTCAGTTTTCGGGAACTGGAAGACGATCAAAATCGCGCAAGTGGCGAGTATGAGATCACTTGGATTCTTGCGCGAGCGTATTGGGGGAATGGATATGCCACCGAATCTGCGCGTGGATTCATTCAGTATCTGTTTGGTACGAAGCTGGGTCTTCGCCGGATCCTCGCCAGATGTTTGCCAAGTCATCTGAAGTCGAGGAATGTTGCTGAGAGGATAGGCATGAAGTTTCTTTGTACTTCAAGCCTGTATGGCTCCGGTCTTCTCACCGTTTACGAAATCAGCAACTCTATTTTGGAAGTCTTGCTCTGA